The Deltaproteobacteria bacterium DNA window AAGAGCTACCCTTGTTTCGTAAGAGGTGGTATTGATAATCAGATCAGTAGACACGTCTACAACCCTTTCACAGGTACAGCCGAGGTTTTTACGATGCGAGCCGTGGCCACGACTTCTTCGGGCACCTCGAAGAGATGACAGAGGAGATCGCGCACGCGTATGTTGCCGTTGATCCCTTCGAGCAGTCCGAATCTGAGGGTGTCAGGAGTCACCAGCACAAGATCTCTCAGACGGTTCTGCAGAGAAATTTCTTTGTCGCCTTTTTTGGATTTCTGCCGCAAGGGGGCGAGGTCATTCTTGTTGAAACGGAGGAACCCTGCCATTGGCCAGCATTGCTCAGAAAGCACGGCCTCATAGGTGACCAGATATGCCCTGTTGGGCTGGTGCTTCTCTTTTCTGCTTACCTGGACGACCTCTAGGCCAGTGGGCAGCTGGCTGTTGAGGCGAACAGCTATTTCCTCTGGTGGTAGAGCATCATAGAAGAGCACTTCCATCTCCTCTACCCGGCTTTCCATACCCAGCGGCAGGGCATTTCCAAAAGAAAGTCTGGGTACAGGGTGGTAGCCCTCACTGTAACAGAGCGGCAGAGCCGCCCTTTTGAGAGCCCGCCGAAAGACATTGACCGTTTCCAGATGGCTGAGAAAACGAGCAACACCTTGTTTGGCGTAGCGGATGACAAACCAGCAGCGTTTTTCATGAGGGTCTGACGGTTGGATTTGCCCGGGCATAGCTACTTCCTGACTCTCTTCTTCTTTGAGCAGCCGCAACTGGGGCCTCACCTGCTGGTGATCACAGACGCCGCAGGAGGTGCAGCCTTGTTGGCGGCAGTCCGGGGTGAGAGTTTGCTTCATGGCCTTCTGGTATTCTTTCCACAGGTACTCTGGATCGACGCCGCAATCCAGATGCTCCCAGGGCAGTACCTCTAGGCGGTCGCGGGGCCGCTCGCAGTAAAACTCGGGTTCGAGATGGTTTGCAGCGAAGGCCCTCTGCCAGAGCTCCGCACGAAGCTGGTCGCTCCAACCGTCAAAGCGGCAGCCCAGTTGATAAGCGGTGAGTAAAACATTGGCAAGACGACGATCACCCCTGGAAAAGACGCCTTCCAGCATGCTCTGGTAAGGTTGGTTCCATTTGAAGCTCAATCCTTTTCTGCGCAGCTGCTTTTTGAAAAACTGCAAACAGTGCCTCATTTCAGCGAGGCTCATCTGAGATTCCCATTGAAATGGCGTATGAGGTTTGGGAACAAAGGTGGAAATACTCACGTGCAGCCGGCGTGCAGGCCTGCAGCTGGCGGCCTGCTGCCAGACTTTCAGGGCCAGATCTACCAGAGCCTGCCGGTCCTCTTTTGTCTCAGTGGGCAAGCCCATCATGAAATAGAGCTTGAGCAGAGGCCAGCCAGCCTGGTATACGGCCTCGACCGTTTCCAGCAGCTCAGGTTCACTGATGGCTTTGTTGATGACATGGCGAAGCCTGTGGCTGCCCGCTTCGGGAGCCAGAGTAAAGCCGGTTTTCCTGACTCTGTCCACCTCAGCGATCATCTCTTTGTCGAGCGTGCCAACGCGCAGACTGGGCAGGGAAACTGCCAGGTGGTCGCTGCTGTATTTTTTCATCAGCAGGCGCAGAACCTGGTGAATACAGCTGTAGTCGCCTATACTGAGGGCCAGCAGGGAGACTTCATCGTAGCCGGTGGCTGCCAGGGCCTGCTGCAAAGATGACAACAGATCTGCAGCAGATCGCTCCCTTACCGGGCGATAGATGTAGCCTGCCTGACAGAAGCGGCAGCCGCGACTGCAGCCGCGAACAACTTCAAAACGCAGGCGGTCATGCACGATGGCAGTGGTAGGTACCAGCGGCTTGCCAGGAGGTCTGCTTGCTTCGAGCTGCGGCAAAATGCGCTTGTGCACGCGAACCCTGTGAGAAGAGCGGGGCACTATATGCGAAATTCTGCCGTCGGCCAGGTAGTGCGGTTCAAAAAAGGCAGGGACGTAGATTCCATCGAGCTGAGCCAGCTCTTCGAGAAGTTCGAAGCGGTTTGCAGAACTGTTTTTCCACTGGCGCACTTTTTTCGCCACCTCGATCAACAGCTCTTCGCCGTCTCCAAGAGCAAAGGCGTCAAAAAAAGGGGCCACAGGCTCCGGATTGAAAGTGCAGGGGCCTCCTCCCAGTACGACAGGCATGGCTCTGTGGCGATCTGCCGAGCGAAGGGGAATGCCACCCAGCTGCAGCATATTGAGCACGTTGGTGTAGCTGAGTTCGTACTGCAGACTGAAGCCAACGATATCAAAGGCAGAAAGGGGCGTGGCGGACTCCAGAGTGACCAGCGGCAAGGAGTGCGCCCGCAGCAGGGCCTCCATGTCCGGCCAGGGTGCGAAGACACGTTCAGCAGCAGCCCAGTCGAGGCGGTTGACAATATCGTAGAGGAGTAAAATGCCGAGGTGCGACATGCCCACCTCATAGACGTCTGGAAAGGCCAGAGCTATACGAACCGGATAGGTGTCCCAGCTCTTTTCAGGTACATTGATTTCCAGACCAAGATATCTGCTTGGTCTGCGCACCAGAGGCAAAAGAGCCTCATACTTGCTCGAGGCGGCAGTAGCTTGTCTGTTCACTCTGGTGCTATTCATAGAAATATCCAGCAATTGCTGCTGTCTTCTCAACAGCGACGCAGCAATGGCGGCATATCTACAGCCGCCAGCAGGCTGCTTTGTCCAAGCCGGAGGCGCAGCCAGTATAATTGATGCCAGGATATCGCAAATACCGGCTTAGTTCAATGCAGGCGACCCATGCCGTACCTGAATGATGGCGGTCATACCTTGAATAAGGCAAATATACTGATAAGAAAGGCGCTGCCAGCATATGTAATGCCAGCCAGCGCCCGAAAGACGGAATAACCCGCTTGCTATTTGTGTTCTGCTGAGCCTTCAGCTGCTGCGGGTTTTTCGGTTTTTTCACTCTGCATATGGTGACCTGCATGCCCTTGCCCTGGCGCTTGCTCCTCAATTTTCTCCTCTACAGCCGGGGCAGCGGCTTCAGGCAGCTCTTTTTTCTTGGGAGGCGCTTTCAAGCCTAGGGCCACTTCCATGGTGTCGATGCGAGCTTTGATGGCCGAAGGGTCTCCCAGACCGTAGCGCAGGGCTTTCTGATAGGCAGGCAGAGCCTTGCGGTAGGCATTTTGCAGAGCCATTTCAGCAACGGCCACCCGCTTCTCAGCCAGCTGGTACAGAGTGGCAACGGCCTGCTTTCCCGAACTGCCGCCGTTGGTAGATATGGCCTCAGCCTTTTCCAGCAGCTGTGCCATTCTGGCAATATCTGCATTGTCTCCTTTGGTTGACTCTGCATCTATTTGTTGCATGAAAAAGCCGAACAGGGCCTTATACACTGCCTCCTTGCCCACATAACTCTTGTGGAGCAGTGGACTGACGTCAGCGTCGCCGATGGCCACTGGTTCAAAGGAATCGACCTTGGCCATGCCCCGAGGAGCAAATTTTCCTTTCCACAGGGTAATCTTGTTGTCTTCCACCTTGAGGCGATAGCTATTGGAGTTGCTGAAACTGATAATGACCAGAAAACCTACCACCAGCAGGAATATGGCAATGAGGGCGTAGACTCCCATGCCTTTTTTCTGTTCGCTGCCACTGATTTGACCGCCTTGTCCTGACATACCCATCTCCTCTCTCGCTGTAGCTCCATGTGACTCGACATCATATGCAACTGGCTCCGCTGGCTCAGTCGGACGAGTCTGCTCTGTCTCCGTGGTGAACTTGGTGGGACTTTCCGCGGTAGCTTTCGCCGAATCGATGACAGAATCTTCTTCTGCCGCTTGTTCAGCCACACTTTCCACTTCGGTGGGACCGGCTGCTGCTTTTTCCTCGGTTTCAGTTGACTTTGGTGAGGACCGGCTGTCTTTTAATCCCTCCATGCCGTGCTCTTCAAAGCGCTTCAACCAACTGTAATAAGTAGACCTGGAAATGCCCAATTCTTTCAAAATCGTTTTCGTTGGTAGGTTGGACTGTGCCACCTTATCCAAGATTTCCTTCTTCCGTCTTGCTTCAGCTTCAATTTCAGCCTCTGACTTCGCTCCCTTTCTAGTTGGGTTTGCCATGATTACCACCTTTGCTCCTGAGGTGTTAATTTGTACTCTAGACAACCGTGTCCACAAGCAGAGTGAAGACAAAGCCTTCGAGCAGAGTCCCACACCAGATCGGCCCGATTATATAGATAGTGAAAATTGTTGTAAAGTGGTTTTTTTATATAGCAGGATCAAATTTTCCTGTGTCGGTGGAAGTGAGACAAGTCCAATACATCATTTCTGGACATGATCTTCAGGAGCTGTGGACATTCACCGGGACAGGGTTGCATGGTCCAATACCTGTAGGAAGTTGCTGGGCAGCAGGGTGGCAAAATTAGCTTGCAATCGCCAAGAGCCCATGGTATATGATGACCGTTTCTTTGTAATCTGAGCACAGCTAGAAGTCATCCCGTGGGAATTGAATATTGAAAGCGAAGAGAAGGAGGATAAGGGCATGGCAGTATTTCTCGGTGGAATAATTGCAGCGGTAGTGGGTGTGATCTTGCTTATTGTGTGGTGGGTTCCATTCCTGCAGCTGTTGGCAGGAGCGCTTCCGGTGACCCTATTGCTCGGTGGCGCTGTGGCAGCCTATCTCGGGTTTGATGAAGTGAAGGACAAGCTCCCTTATTTCGGCAAAAAGCAGGAGGAGGCCGCGCCAACAGTTGACACGGATGATAGCAGTAAATACAAGGAAGAAGCTGAAAAATACAAGGCAGAGGCTGAGAAGCTCAAGTCCGAGCTCGAGGAAATGAAGAAGGCGGAAGACAAGGCCTAGTATGGGCAGTTGTCTTCTCTGAATGAACCTGCGCCAGGATCAGTGCCAAAGGAGATAAACCACCTTGTTGGAGGTGGTTTTTTTTATGGAGGCCCAGCCATCCCGCAGCAACAGGCACAGAAACGTTGTGCGCCCAGGGTACCAGACCTCATGTCGCCCTCCGGCATGTCTGGTGATTGGTGTCCGGTCAGGCCGAACCCGCAGGACTCTCGCGTCCAGAGCTGCGGGTTGTCTCTGGACGCAACCCCGCCCGCAAACGGTTGCAGCAGAGTGACGGGGGCTCACGCCGCAACCGGGGCCGGCAGGCGTTAAACACGCCTGCGCTTTAATGGCTCCGTAAGGCACGCCGAAGCGTGCGGTGCCGTCCATTCCTGATGGCACGGCAGCAGGAGGCGCCGTTTCTGTGCCTGTTGCTGTGGAAGATGCTTTTCCATCCGCTTATAAAGTCTAGTGCCGGCAGCCCACGTTGTCAATGGTTTCTCTCGAAAGAGTTGTGGCAGCCTCCGGACAGAGAACATTGCTCGGGGGCCGGCACTTCAGTGGGCCTGATCCCAGTTGTCGCCATAGTTCGTTTTCACGCGCAGGGGCACTGAGAGTGCCACCACAGACTCCATCTGTTCCCTTACCAGGGCAGTCACCTCTGTCAGCACCTCGGCAACCACTTCGAATACCAGTTCATCATGAACCTGCATGATCATGGTGGCTGGCAGCCTTCTGAACCGCAATTCCCTGTCTATACGGATCATGGCAATTTTGATGATGTCCGCGGCAGTTCCCTGGATGGGAGTGTTCACTGCTGTGCGCTCTGCGAAGCGCCGCACATTGCGATTGCGACTCTGCAGATCCGGCAGATATCGTTTGCGGCCGAACAGGGTAGTGACGAACCCCTGCTGGCGGGCCTCTTCGGTGACTTTTTCCAGGTAGCGGCCTACTCCTTTATGGCGCTGGAAATAGAGGTCTATGAGGTCTCTTGCTTCGGCCTGGGTTATGTGCAATTCCTTTGCCAGTCCATAAGGGCTCATACCGTAGATGATGCCGAAGTTGATGGTCTTGGCGCGCCGTCTCATGGACTCTGTTACTGCCTGCGGCTCTACGGAAAAAAGCTCAGCTGCTGTCTGTCGATGGATGTCCTGCTCACTCAAAAAGGCCTGTTTCAGGGCCTCGTCATCCGACAGGTGCGCCAGAATCCTGAGCTCGATTTGTGAGTAGTCAGCTGCGAGCAGGCAACTGCCCTCGGCAGCCACGAAGGCGCGCCTGATGGCACGTCCTTCCTGGGTGCGCACCGGGATATTTTGCAGGTTGGGGTTGCTGGAGCTGAGTCGCCCGGTGGCGGTCACCATCTGGTTGTAGGAAGTGTGGATTCGTCCGGTTGCCGGGTGGATCAAGCGGGGTAGTGAGTCCACATAGGTGTTTTTGAGCTTGAGTAGACTGCGATAGGTAATTACTTCCGCTGGCAGGGGATGCAGATGAGCAAGTGAAGACAGGACGCCCATATCCGTGGAGTAGCCCGTTTTGGTCTTTTTTCTAGTTGGCAGCCCGAGCTTGTCGAACAGAATAGCGGCCAGCTGTTGAGAAGAATTTACATTGAAAACTTCTCCGGCCATGCTGAAGATCCTTTCCTCAGAAAGGGCCAGTTTTTCGCTCAACTCCTGTGAAAGCCTCTGCAGTTGCTCAGTGGCCAGCCTGACCCCACGCAATTCCATCCTGGCAAGTACACCTGTCAAGGGCATCTCCACGTCATAGAAGAGCTGGGCCAACTGTTCGAGCTCCAGCTTGCGGTGCAAAACCTCCCTCAGACGCAAAGAGGCCTCTGCTTCAGCGGCGGCAGCCTGAACTATAGCTGGTGAGGCTGACACGGAGCCTGGCGCCTTTTGGCCAGGCCGATGAGATTCCTTTGCACTGGGCAGAGATACATTGAGATACTTGCTGGCAATGGTTCTGAGGGAATACCTCCCTTTGCCGGGATCCAGCAGATACGCTGCCAGCAATGGATCAAAATGGAGCCCCTGGCAGTCGATTCCCATTGTATGGAGAAGGAGCCAGGTGGTCTTGCTGTCAGGGCTCACCTTGAGGATTTTCTCATCTGTCAATACGGGAGCCAGCGACTTTCTGAAGACCTCCAGCGGCATCCGTGAACGTCGGTCTGCTGGGGAGCCAGTCAGCGGAATGTAGCAACCAGTTCGTGGTTGCCAGGAGACTGCCAATCCCCGGACTCTGGCCGACAGGGGACTTCGTCCTCTGGCTGAGGCGACGACGGCTATCTGTCTCTGGTGGCCTAGCCGGGAGGAAAGCTCTGTGAGCTCACTTTCTGTGGAGACACATGTGTAGGAGGTGCCGGCAGCGACTGCAGCAGGTTCATGAAGGTTGCCCTCCAGTTCCCTGAGAAATTTGTGGAACTCCAGCTCTCGAAAGATGGCAGCCAGGGCGTCGTTGTCCTTGCGGGCAACTTTGAATTGGCTCCAGTCTTTGGGCAGAGGCACCTGCGAGTCCAGAACAACGAGCTGGCGGGACAATCTGGCCTGATCAGCATAGGTCTCGAGTCTGGCTCTTTGTTTTGCTGAGGGAATCTTGTCCAGATTAGCCAGCAGGGATTCGATGCTGCCAAACTCTTTGATCAACCGCCGGGCTGTCTTGGGTCCTATACCTGGGACACCAGGTATGTTGTCAGTGCTGTCGCCTGCAAGTGCCATTATTTCTACCACCCTGGAGGGTGGCACCCCGAAGAGCTCTTCCACTTCCGCTGGTCCGAGGCGACGGTCTTTCATAGTGTCCCACACCTGGATGTTGGCTGAAACCAGCTGCAACAGATCTTTGTCGCCGGAGACAATGACCACTTCTGTGCCCTGGCCGGCTGCCCAGGTGGTGATGGTGGCAATGATATCGTCAGCCTCGTAGCCGGGGACCTCCAAGGCGGCAATGCCATAGGCAGTTATGATCCTTCGTATAAAAGGGAGCTGCGAGGCGAGTGCCTCCGGCATTTGCGGGCGGTTGGCCTTGTAGGCAGGACTGAGTTCATGACGAAAGGTTGGTCCGGGTGCATCCAGGGCCACCGCCATATATTCAGGCTGCGTGACAGTCAGAACGCGCCTGAGCATGCCGAGGAAACCATAGGCTGCGTTTGTTGGCAGGTCATGGGAGGTGCTCAGACTGGGGATGGCGTAAAAGGCGCGATATATATACGAACTGCCATCTATGAGATAGAGCGTTCTGGGGGAGTTGGCCATGATCAATCTACTGTTTGCAAGGCAGCTGAGGCAGCAGCGGTAACCCGCGAGTTTAGCGCCGTTAGAGTGAGAAGCTCCAGTTTGTCCCTGAGTCTTTGGGATTCAACAGTTGAACGGCTGGGTGCCAGGTCCGTGAGGGCAGCAATGGCCTGGACTACCACCTTTTCTTCCTTGTAATCCAGAATCATCATGAGAGTGCGCCAGTCGGAAGGCAAGCCGAAATTATTGAGATACTTTTTTACAGCTCCAGCAAATTTGGCAGTACCATGTGCCTTGTGTATAGCATTGAGGGCTTGCTGGTGCTTTTTGCTGCCCCGCTTTCCTTGAAAAAGCTTGTCAGCTTCCTTCAAATACTGTTCTTTGGCCCAGGTGGAGCGCAAGCTCCTCTCCCTGGCGCTCGGCGTGTCTCGGCTCACATGCCTGCTTCGATCACGGCGGCGATCGATCTCTCGCCAACTCGGGCGCTCCCTGCTATCATCATCAGAGCCGCGGGAGGGACTCATAGATTACTCCTGTATTTCTGCTGAGACGAATCAGCTCGATTCACATCGGCTGACAAGGTGAATAGCTCAATAACTCTATCTTAAAAAAAGCCTTTTGATTTGGCAATGTAATTATGCAGCTGGCAGTTCCTCTAGAGAGCCTGTGCTGATCAGGACAGGAGGCCCACAGCAATGGTGTCCGCCCCTGGCAATACCTTGTCTTCTTTCAGAAGAAGCATTGTCGATGTACAATATTGCCCGCAAATTCACCCAGGCCTTTTGAGCGCTCCATGAGGTCCAGAGCAAACCGCTGGCAAGCATACCGTGAGTCTGGCCCGTTTTCCCTTGACTTTACCCTGGCAATTCAGTAACAGATCACATTTACGCGAGCAAGGCGGAGTTGAGCTATGGCAATAAAGGCAATCAAGGGCATGAATGACATTCTGCCAGCCGAGGCATGGAAATGGCAGTTTGTGGAAAATACTGCCCGCCGGGTCTTTGCCAATTTTGGCTATGTGGAAATTCGGCCCCCCATTCTTGAAAAGACTGAGCTTTTTGCTCGAAGCATTGGTGAGACCACGGACATTGTGGAAAAAGAGATGTACACTTTCCCTGACCGGAATAGTGAGCTTCTCACGCTTCGTCCTGAAGCCACCGCCTCAGTGGTGCGAGCGTACATAGAACATGCCCTGCATTTGCAGCCCACCATGCGTAAGTTATACACCATTGGGCCCATGTTTCGCCATGAGCGTCCACAAAAAGGCAGGTATCGGCAGTTTCATCAAATCGATGTGGAAGCTTTTGCCATAGACGATCCCATGATTGATGCAGAGGTCATTTACATGCTCGTCGCTTTTCTCGACGAGTTGGGCATAAGGCAAGTAGAGCTCCACCTGAACTCACTTGGCTGCAGCAATTGTCGACAACCCTTCCGGGCCTCTTTGAGCAGCTATCTGGATGAGACACAGGAGTCCCTCTGTGCGGATTGCCGGCGAAGAAAATTGAAGAATCCCCTCCGGGTTTTCGACTGCAAGGTTCCTGCATGCAGAGAGACTCTGGAGAGAGCTCCAAAGCTGCTGGAGTTTCTCTGTGAAGAATGTGCTGCTCATTTTCAGAGCGTCAGTGATTACCTGCGCTCTCTGGGGTTGGCTGCCAGGGTGGATCCATACATGGTGCGCGGCCTCGACTATTACACCAAGACCACTTTTGAAGTTCTTGCGGAACATCTTGGATCTCAGAATGCTGTTGGTGGCGGCGGCAGATACGACGGCCTGATGAAGATGCTGGGCGGTCCCGACCTTCCCGGTATCGGATTTGCTATCGGTATGGAGCGGCTCATAATGCTTCTTCCCGGGGAGGGCGCCAGAGAGGTCAGGCAGGTGGATCTTTTTGTAGCCTGTCTGGGAGATGAGGCCAGGCGGTTCGGCTTTTCCCTGGTCCAGCAGATGCGCAGGGAAGACGTGCATGCTGAAGCTGACTACGGCAACAGAAGTCTCAAGGCGCAGATGCGCCTGGCAGACAAACTGCGGGCTCACTATGTGCTCATTGTCGGCGAAGATGAGATTGCCAGGCAGAAGGGTACACTGCGAGATATGCGACAGAAGACTCAGGTGGAAGTCCCTTTTGAGACAATGAAAGAACAGCTGCTCACTTTGTGTGGGCAATCATTGGCAGGGTAGATACTGCTCTCTGATGACTCGTATGACATTACAAGCGGAGCAGCTTCGCCAGAAGCCCACAAGAGGGACCAGGCGGCATAAGGCAATTTGGAAGGGCAGCGAATGAAACTTGATAGCCTTGGGGAACTGAAAAGAACGCACGACTGCGGCACTCTTTGCTCTGACCATATCGGCGACACTGTGGTTCTCA harbors:
- a CDS encoding helix-turn-helix domain-containing protein: MANPTRKGAKSEAEIEAEARRKKEILDKVAQSNLPTKTILKELGISRSTYYSWLKRFEEHGMEGLKDSRSSPKSTETEEKAAAGPTEVESVAEQAAEEDSVIDSAKATAESPTKFTTETEQTRPTEPAEPVAYDVESHGATAREEMGMSGQGGQISGSEQKKGMGVYALIAIFLLVVGFLVIISFSNSNSYRLKVEDNKITLWKGKFAPRGMAKVDSFEPVAIGDADVSPLLHKSYVGKEAVYKALFGFFMQQIDAESTKGDNADIARMAQLLEKAEAISTNGGSSGKQAVATLYQLAEKRVAVAEMALQNAYRKALPAYQKALRYGLGDPSAIKARIDTMEVALGLKAPPKKKELPEAAAPAVEEKIEEQAPGQGHAGHHMQSEKTEKPAAAEGSAEHK
- a CDS encoding histidine--tRNA ligase encodes the protein MAIKAIKGMNDILPAEAWKWQFVENTARRVFANFGYVEIRPPILEKTELFARSIGETTDIVEKEMYTFPDRNSELLTLRPEATASVVRAYIEHALHLQPTMRKLYTIGPMFRHERPQKGRYRQFHQIDVEAFAIDDPMIDAEVIYMLVAFLDELGIRQVELHLNSLGCSNCRQPFRASLSSYLDETQESLCADCRRRKLKNPLRVFDCKVPACRETLERAPKLLEFLCEECAAHFQSVSDYLRSLGLAARVDPYMVRGLDYYTKTTFEVLAEHLGSQNAVGGGGRYDGLMKMLGGPDLPGIGFAIGMERLIMLLPGEGAREVRQVDLFVACLGDEARRFGFSLVQQMRREDVHAEADYGNRSLKAQMRLADKLRAHYVLIVGEDEIARQKGTLRDMRQKTQVEVPFETMKEQLLTLCGQSLAG
- the polA gene encoding DNA polymerase I; protein product: MANSPRTLYLIDGSSYIYRAFYAIPSLSTSHDLPTNAAYGFLGMLRRVLTVTQPEYMAVALDAPGPTFRHELSPAYKANRPQMPEALASQLPFIRRIITAYGIAALEVPGYEADDIIATITTWAAGQGTEVVIVSGDKDLLQLVSANIQVWDTMKDRRLGPAEVEELFGVPPSRVVEIMALAGDSTDNIPGVPGIGPKTARRLIKEFGSIESLLANLDKIPSAKQRARLETYADQARLSRQLVVLDSQVPLPKDWSQFKVARKDNDALAAIFRELEFHKFLRELEGNLHEPAAVAAGTSYTCVSTESELTELSSRLGHQRQIAVVASARGRSPLSARVRGLAVSWQPRTGCYIPLTGSPADRRSRMPLEVFRKSLAPVLTDEKILKVSPDSKTTWLLLHTMGIDCQGLHFDPLLAAYLLDPGKGRYSLRTIASKYLNVSLPSAKESHRPGQKAPGSVSASPAIVQAAAAEAEASLRLREVLHRKLELEQLAQLFYDVEMPLTGVLARMELRGVRLATEQLQRLSQELSEKLALSEERIFSMAGEVFNVNSSQQLAAILFDKLGLPTRKKTKTGYSTDMGVLSSLAHLHPLPAEVITYRSLLKLKNTYVDSLPRLIHPATGRIHTSYNQMVTATGRLSSSNPNLQNIPVRTQEGRAIRRAFVAAEGSCLLAADYSQIELRILAHLSDDEALKQAFLSEQDIHRQTAAELFSVEPQAVTESMRRRAKTINFGIIYGMSPYGLAKELHITQAEARDLIDLYFQRHKGVGRYLEKVTEEARQQGFVTTLFGRKRYLPDLQSRNRNVRRFAERTAVNTPIQGTAADIIKIAMIRIDRELRFRRLPATMIMQVHDELVFEVVAEVLTEVTALVREQMESVVALSVPLRVKTNYGDNWDQAH
- a CDS encoding TIGR03960 family B12-binding radical SAM protein codes for the protein MNSTRVNRQATAASSKYEALLPLVRRPSRYLGLEINVPEKSWDTYPVRIALAFPDVYEVGMSHLGILLLYDIVNRLDWAAAERVFAPWPDMEALLRAHSLPLVTLESATPLSAFDIVGFSLQYELSYTNVLNMLQLGGIPLRSADRHRAMPVVLGGGPCTFNPEPVAPFFDAFALGDGEELLIEVAKKVRQWKNSSANRFELLEELAQLDGIYVPAFFEPHYLADGRISHIVPRSSHRVRVHKRILPQLEASRPPGKPLVPTTAIVHDRLRFEVVRGCSRGCRFCQAGYIYRPVRERSAADLLSSLQQALAATGYDEVSLLALSIGDYSCIHQVLRLLMKKYSSDHLAVSLPSLRVGTLDKEMIAEVDRVRKTGFTLAPEAGSHRLRHVINKAISEPELLETVEAVYQAGWPLLKLYFMMGLPTETKEDRQALVDLALKVWQQAASCRPARRLHVSISTFVPKPHTPFQWESQMSLAEMRHCLQFFKKQLRRKGLSFKWNQPYQSMLEGVFSRGDRRLANVLLTAYQLGCRFDGWSDQLRAELWQRAFAANHLEPEFYCERPRDRLEVLPWEHLDCGVDPEYLWKEYQKAMKQTLTPDCRQQGCTSCGVCDHQQVRPQLRLLKEEESQEVAMPGQIQPSDPHEKRCWFVIRYAKQGVARFLSHLETVNVFRRALKRAALPLCYSEGYHPVPRLSFGNALPLGMESRVEEMEVLFYDALPPEEIAVRLNSQLPTGLEVVQVSRKEKHQPNRAYLVTYEAVLSEQCWPMAGFLRFNKNDLAPLRQKSKKGDKEISLQNRLRDLVLVTPDTLRFGLLEGINGNIRVRDLLCHLFEVPEEVVATARIVKTSAVPVKGL